GAGAGAGGTCCGGGTGGGCGACGACCAGGATCAGCTCCAGCCGCTCGTCCCCGGTGAACACGAACTCCTCCTCCCCCTCGTCGGCGGCTTCCGCCGCCCGGGCGGCCTCCATCGCGCGGGCCGTCTCCGCCGCGAGAGCGGGCGCCGCGAGCGCAGCCGTCCGCTCCCGGCGCATCGCGTCGAGCGCGATCCGCCGGGCGACCGTCGTCACCCACGCCGCCGGATTGGCGGGCGCCCGCCCGCGGTCGGCCTCGACGACGGCGCGCGCGAGCGCCTCCTGCACCGCGTCCTCTGCGAGCAGGAGGTCGCCCGTCGTGCGTGCGACGGCGCCCAGGATGCGCGGCGACTCGTCGCGCCACGCCCGTTCGAGGGCGAGGCGGCCGGCCTCCGCGGTCACGCGACCGCCGTCACTCAGCGCACCGCATCCAGCACCAGCACCGGGTACAGCTCGATCGTGCCCTGGGTCGGGCACAGCGCCGCCAGCTCGCGCGCCTGCTCGGGAGTGGACGCCGTGAAGCTGTAGAAACCGGTGATCGCCTCGCTCGTCTCGCCGAACGGACCACTGGTGAAGACCGGCCCGTCGGCGCCGGGCGTGATGCGGGTGGCGCGCGCAGCCTCCTGGAGGGCGCTGCTTGCGACGATGCGCTCGCCGGCGGCGGCGACCGCCTCCTGGAAGGCCGCGTGACCGGCCATTCCGGCCTGCCAGTCCTCGGCGGTCATGGCTGCGGGGTCCCAGTTGGGCTCGCGGATGAGCAGGACGTACTCGTCGGACATGGTGTCTCCTTGCGTTCGTAGGGATATCGACACCCCTACGACGCAAGTCAACCGCCGGAATCGACAGCCGGGAAGAGAATTCTTTTCCCGGCGTCGCGTCAGGACTCCGTGATGTCGATCTCCTGCATGAGGTCGGCGTCGATCGCGATGCGCACCTTCTCGAGCAGTCCGTCGGGCACGCGCGAGTCGACGGTCAGCACGCTGAGCGCCTTGCCGCCGGCCGAGGTCCGGGCGATCTGCATGCCGGCGATGTTGATCGCCGCCTCACCGAACTCGCGGCCGTAGACCGCGACGATGCCGGGACGGTCGTCATAGACCATGACCACCAGGTGCTCGGCGACCGGGACCTCGACGTCGTAGCCGTTGATGCCGACGATCTTCTCGATCTGCTTGGGACCGGTCAGCGTGCCGGAGACCGAGATCTGCGATCCGTCGCTCAGCGCGCCGCGCAGCGTGATGAGGTTGCGGTACTCCTCGCTGACCGAGTCGGTGATGAGGCGCACCTCGATACCGCGCTGGTCCGCAAGCAGCGGCGCGTTCACGTACGACACCGTCTCACTGACGATGTTGGTGAAGATGCCCTTGAGGGCGGCGAGCTTCAGGACGCTCACGTCGTAGTCGGCGAGCTCGCCGCGGACCTCCACGTCGACGCTCGTGACCGGGCTGCCGGCGAGGCCGGAGAAGACCTGGCCGAGCTTCTCGACCAGCGGGATGCCCGGGCGCACGTACGGGTCGATGACACCGCCGGCGACGTTGACCGCATCCGGCACCAGCTCGCCGGAGAGCGCCAGGCGCACCGAACGGGCGACCGAGACGCCGGCCTTCTCCTGGGCCTCGTCGGTCGAGGCGCCGAGGTGCGGGGTGACGACGACGTTGGGGAGTTCGAGGAGCGGCGACTCCTGGGGCGGCTCCGACACGAACACGTCGAGGCCGGCGCCGGCGATCGTGCCGGTGGTGAGGGCGCGGTACAGCGCATCCTCGTCGATCAGGCCGCCGCGGGCGACGTTGACGATGAACGCCGTGCTCTTCATCAGCGCCAGCTGGTCGTCGGAGATCATGCCGGTGGTCTCGGGCGTCTTCGGCATGTGGATGGTGACGAAGTCGGCCTGCGCGAGCAGTTCGTCCAGGGTCACCAGCTGTACGCCGAGCTGCTGGGCCCGGGCGCTCGTCACGTACGGGTCGTAGGCGATCACGTTCGTGCCGAACGCCTGGAGACGCGCGGTGATGAGCGCGCCGATGCGGCCGAGGCCGATGATGCCGATCGTCTTCTCGTACAGCTCGACGCCGGTGTACTTCGAGCGCTTCCACTGACCCTGCGCCAACGCGCCGTGCGCCGCCGGGATGTGGCGGGCGAGGCTCAGGATGTGGCCGACGGTGAGCTCGGCGGCCGAGATGATGTTGGAGGTCGGCGCGTTGACGACCATGACGCCCGCGTTGGTCGCGGACTTGATGTCGACGTTGTCGAGCCCCACGCCGGCGCGCGCGATGACCTTGAGGACGGGTGCGGCGGCGATCACCTCGGCGTCGACCTTGGTCGCGGAGCGCACCAGGATGGCGTCCGCGTCGGCGACAGCGGAGAGCAGCGCCGGCCGGTCGGTGCCGTCCACCGATCGGACCTCGAAGTCCGGCCCGAGGGCGTCGACGGTGGCGGGCGAGAGTTCTTCGGCGATCAGGACGACCGGCTTTGTCACGTGGCAGTTCCTTCGAGGTGCGAGGGCTGGCTTGGGAAGGTGCGCCACGGTCGATGGGGCGCGGAACGGGTTAACTCTAGCGGGCGGTCACGCGCGCCTTTCGCTGCGTTACGACGGCTGTGGACAGTCTCGGGAGAGGATGGGCTGGTGACGCTTTTCGAGATCGCCCAGCTGATCGTGCGCATCCTGCTCGCGGTGGTGTTCGTCGGGATGGGTGCTCTGCACTTCGTCCCCGGACCTTCGCGCGGGATGGCGGCGATGATCCCGCCGGCGCTGCGCCTCGCACCGCCGGCCGTGCTGGTCGCGGTCACCGGCCTGTGCGAACTCGCGGGCGGTATCGGGCTGCTGATACCGGCGACGCGGGTGGCTGCGGCGATCTGCCTGGCGGTGTTCCTGGTGGCCGTGTTCCCGGCGAACGCCTACGCCGCCGGGAAGACGGACCGGTTCGGCGCGTTCGCCACACCGCTCGTGCCGCGTCTGGTTCTCCAGATCGTGCTGATCGCGCTCTGCGTCTTCTGCGCGTTGTGACCGACGCGGGTCAGCGCACCCTCGCGACCGCTACGACGGCCGCGCGGACCGCCGACGGGTCGGTGATGTCGTAGGCAGCGTCGCCTCCGCCGGGGCCGCTGGGCGCGCCGAGCACCGTGTCGCGGGCGGAGAGGTGCACGGCGTCGATTCCGGTGCGCGACAGAGCCTGGATGTCGTCGGCCCGCACTCCCCCGCCCGCCATGATCTGCAGGCGGCCGTGGAGGCGCTCGACGAGGGACCGCAGCCCAGCGACCCCGTCGATGCTGCGAGCCGCCCCGCCGGAGGTCAGCACCCGGGTCACGCCGAGCGCAGCGAGCTCTTCGGCCAGGCCCACAGGGTCGGTCGCGATGTCGATGGCGCGGTGGAAGGTGACCTCGAGCGGCCCGGCCTCGGCGACGATGCTGCGCACCGCGTCGCCATCGACCGCGCCCGCCTCGGTGAGTGCGCCGATCACCACCCCGGCTGCTCCCGTCTCGCGGGCGAACCGCACATCCCCCAGCGTCGTCCGCAGCTCGTCGGCGTCGTAGACGAAACCGCCTCCGCGAGGCCGCACCAGGACGTGCACGTATGCGTTCCGGCCCGCGGACCGCGCTTCCGCGACCGCCGCCCGGAGGAGCGCGGCCGAGGGGGTGAGACCGCCCATGCCGAGCGCGCTGCAGAGCTCGACCCGGTCGGCGCCCTCGGCGAGGGCGACGCGCACACCGGTGACGTCCTGGACGGCGATCTCGACGGCGATGCCCATGCGGCTCCTGACGCGGAAAGGGGTGCCGCACGCGACGCGTGCGGCACCCCGAGACTAGTGCGCGATGCGGACCGAGGTCAGCGCGCGACCTCGCCGTCGACGTAGTCGTCGTCGTTCGAGGCGTTCCAGGCGAAGAGCTTGCGCAGCTCGCGGCCGGTGGCCTCGATGGGGTGCTGCTCGCCCTTCTCGCGGAGTGCGAGGAACTCCGGCGCGCCGGCGTCCTGGTCCGCGATGAAGCGCTTTGCGAAGGTGCCGTCCTGGATGTCGGACAGCACGGCCTTCATGTTCTCCTTGACGTGCGGGTCGATGACCCGCGGGCCGGAGACGTAGTCGCCGTACTCGGCCGTGTCGGAGACGCTCCAGCGCTGCTTGGCGATGCCGCCCTCCCACATCAGGTCGACGATGAGCTTGAGCTCGTGCAGCACCTCGAAGTAGGCGACCTGCGGCTGGTAGCCGGCCTCGGTCAGGGTCTCGAAACCGTACTGGACGAGCTGCGAGACGCCGCCGCAGAGGACGGCCTGCTCACCGAACAGGTCGGTCTCGGTCTCCTCGGTGAAGGTGGTCTTGATGCCGCCGGCGCGGAGACCGCCGATCGCCTTCGCGTACGAGAGGACGAGCGGCCAAGCGTTGCCCGACGCGTCCTTCTCGACGGCGACGATCACGGGAACGCCGCGACCCGCCTCGTACTCGCGGCGCACGGTGTGGCCCGGGCCCTTCGGCGCGACCATGATCACGTCGACGCCCTCGGGCGCCTCGATGTAGCCGAAGCGGATGTTGAACCCGTGGCCGAAGACGAGGGCGTTGCCCTCCTGCAGGTTGTCCTTGATGTCGTCGGAGTACAGGTGACGCTGCACCTGGTCCGGCGCGAGGATGACGATGACGTCGGCCCAGGCGGCCGCGTCGGCCGCGCTCAGGACGCGGAAGCCCGCCTCCTCGGCCTTCGGCTTCGACTTCGAGCCCTCCTTGAGGCCGATGACGACCTCGACGCCCGAGTCGCGGAGGTTCTGCGCGTGCGCGTGCCCCTGCGAGCCGTAACCGATGACGGCGACCTTCTTGCCCTGGATGATCGAGAGGTCGGCGTCGTTGTCGTAGTAGATCTCAGCCACTTCGTGGTTCTCCTTGCTGGTTTCGGTTCAGAGTGAGTTCGTGCGCCGCCCGGAGGCGGGTCAGTTCTTGAAGACGCGCTCGGTGATGGACTTCGAGCCACGGCCGATCGCGAGCAGCCCGGACTGGGCCATCTCCTTGATCCCGTACGGTTCGAGCACCTTGAGCAGCGCCTGGGTCTTGCCGCTGTCGCCGGTGACCTCGATCACGAGCGCATCGGTGGCGACGTCGACGACGCGGGCACGGAAGAGGTTGACCGCCTCCAGCACCTGCGAGCGGGTGGAGTTGTCGACGCGCACCTTGATGAGCAGGTGCTCGCGCTGCACCGACTGGGCCGCATCCAGCTCGACGATCTTGATGACGTTGATCAGCTTGTTGAGCTGCTTGGTCACCTGCTCGAGCGGGAGCTCCTCCACGTCGACGACGACGGTGATGCGCGAGAGTCCGTCGACCTCGCTCGTCCCCACCGCCAGCGAGTGGATGTTGAACCCGCGGCGGGCGAACAGCCCCGCCACACGAGTCAGCAGACCGGGTTTGTCCTCGACGAGGAGGCTCAGAACGTGCGTGCTCATGGTCACTCCCCTCCGAACGACGGGCTGTGGTCGCGGGCGTATTGGACGTAGCTGTT
This region of Leifsonia sp. fls2-241-R2A-40a genomic DNA includes:
- the serA gene encoding phosphoglycerate dehydrogenase, translated to MTKPVVLIAEELSPATVDALGPDFEVRSVDGTDRPALLSAVADADAILVRSATKVDAEVIAAAPVLKVIARAGVGLDNVDIKSATNAGVMVVNAPTSNIISAAELTVGHILSLARHIPAAHGALAQGQWKRSKYTGVELYEKTIGIIGLGRIGALITARLQAFGTNVIAYDPYVTSARAQQLGVQLVTLDELLAQADFVTIHMPKTPETTGMISDDQLALMKSTAFIVNVARGGLIDEDALYRALTTGTIAGAGLDVFVSEPPQESPLLELPNVVVTPHLGASTDEAQEKAGVSVARSVRLALSGELVPDAVNVAGGVIDPYVRPGIPLVEKLGQVFSGLAGSPVTSVDVEVRGELADYDVSVLKLAALKGIFTNIVSETVSYVNAPLLADQRGIEVRLITDSVSEEYRNLITLRGALSDGSQISVSGTLTGPKQIEKIVGINGYDVEVPVAEHLVVMVYDDRPGIVAVYGREFGEAAINIAGMQIARTSAGGKALSVLTVDSRVPDGLLEKVRIAIDADLMQEIDITES
- a CDS encoding DoxX family membrane protein, which gives rise to MTLFEIAQLIVRILLAVVFVGMGALHFVPGPSRGMAAMIPPALRLAPPAVLVAVTGLCELAGGIGLLIPATRVAAAICLAVFLVAVFPANAYAAGKTDRFGAFATPLVPRLVLQIVLIALCVFCAL
- a CDS encoding copper homeostasis protein CutC, whose protein sequence is MGIAVEIAVQDVTGVRVALAEGADRVELCSALGMGGLTPSAALLRAAVAEARSAGRNAYVHVLVRPRGGGFVYDADELRTTLGDVRFARETGAAGVVIGALTEAGAVDGDAVRSIVAEAGPLEVTFHRAIDIATDPVGLAEELAALGVTRVLTSGGAARSIDGVAGLRSLVERLHGRLQIMAGGGVRADDIQALSRTGIDAVHLSARDTVLGAPSGPGGGDAAYDITDPSAVRAAVVAVARVR
- a CDS encoding YciI family protein, with product MSDEYVLLIREPNWDPAAMTAEDWQAGMAGHAAFQEAVAAAGERIVASSALQEAARATRITPGADGPVFTSGPFGETSEAITGFYSFTASTPEQARELAALCPTQGTIELYPVLVLDAVR
- the ilvN gene encoding acetolactate synthase small subunit, with amino-acid sequence MSTHVLSLLVEDKPGLLTRVAGLFARRGFNIHSLAVGTSEVDGLSRITVVVDVEELPLEQVTKQLNKLINVIKIVELDAAQSVQREHLLIKVRVDNSTRSQVLEAVNLFRARVVDVATDALVIEVTGDSGKTQALLKVLEPYGIKEMAQSGLLAIGRGSKSITERVFKN
- the ilvC gene encoding ketol-acid reductoisomerase, translated to MAEIYYDNDADLSIIQGKKVAVIGYGSQGHAHAQNLRDSGVEVVIGLKEGSKSKPKAEEAGFRVLSAADAAAWADVIVILAPDQVQRHLYSDDIKDNLQEGNALVFGHGFNIRFGYIEAPEGVDVIMVAPKGPGHTVRREYEAGRGVPVIVAVEKDASGNAWPLVLSYAKAIGGLRAGGIKTTFTEETETDLFGEQAVLCGGVSQLVQYGFETLTEAGYQPQVAYFEVLHELKLIVDLMWEGGIAKQRWSVSDTAEYGDYVSGPRVIDPHVKENMKAVLSDIQDGTFAKRFIADQDAGAPEFLALREKGEQHPIEATGRELRKLFAWNASNDDDYVDGEVAR